The following are encoded in a window of Nomia melanderi isolate GNS246 chromosome 6, iyNomMela1, whole genome shotgun sequence genomic DNA:
- the LOC116434324 gene encoding protein lethal(2)essential for life isoform X2 produces MPVVPLMFHDWWDDFNRPVSRIMDQHFGRALDRDDLVSRFSDLGFDRPARSIFNRYYRPWRNVVPTRPLASGSSTIQFDNKDNFQVILDVQQFSPEEITVKTAGNNVIIEAKHEERQDEHGFVSRHFVRRYALPPSHDVINITSSLSSDGVLTITAPKKILSISSRHRENTR; encoded by the exons ATGCCTGTGGTGCCTTTAATGTTCCACGACTGGTGGGACGACTTCAACCGACCCGTGTCCAGGATCATGGACCAACACTTCGGCAGAGCGCTCGATCGGGACGACCTGGTGTCGAGGTTCTCCGATCTTGGATTCGACCGACCAGCCCGCTCGATTTTCAACCGATATTACCGACCGTGGAGGAACGTCGTGCCGACGCGGCCGCTAGCTAGCGGCTCCAGCACGATTCAGTTCGACAACAAGGATAACTTTCAG GTAATACTGGACGTTCAACAATTCTCGCCGGAAGAGATCACGGTGAAGACGGCCGGCAATAACGTAATCATCGAAGCCAAACACGAGGAGAGGCAAGACGAGCACGGATTCGTCAGCAGACACTTTGTACGCAGATACGCGTTGCCCCCATCTCACGATGTGATCAACATTACCTCGAGCCTTTCTTCCGATGGTGTATTAACTATCACGGCACCCAAAAAG ATTCTCTCAATATCGAGCAGACATCGTGAAAATACACGGTAG